In a single window of the Acyrthosiphon pisum isolate AL4f chromosome X, pea_aphid_22Mar2018_4r6ur, whole genome shotgun sequence genome:
- the LOC103308806 gene encoding uncharacterized protein LOC103308806, translating to MGGKALKRKLKTIASELAALLSFSSQFDVSTGNINEVRVRLESLPDISERFELLQTELENLEEQVTDEQRINERLTHKELLFSVKASLMSIVDSRQENSPSSLSVSEITRHDGESSMRLPPIDAPKFNGDWQMWTSFIDSFNAMFHTNRKLAPVQRLQYLKSCLEGQASEVIRSIPTTGENYLQAYNTLINRYENKGAIVQSHIRSLFETPKVHTASATELQNLHHQIMSNVNSLKALGQPVESWDAWLVTLICSRMDSATVGEWQLHYNKKDLPSFTEIESFLFNRIAAYEAGELNGHKVDSNPVSTKLIPASFNKQKLSKFNDKKILVVKYNESKPKCVSCNSEHYLFQCMKFKNLSIEERREIVFKNRLCFNCLRSDHQVRQCRSSSCTQCGKRHNTLLHLSYEEQEVDEHRNDDIQSAQGSSSAPPNVVGCGMVNSTIHCKPTIQVVLATAVVFVYDAAGNVMRCRAVLDSGSQLCFITNKMARRLGLQMVNNNVPIIGIGQSKSSISKCCMGTVQSRFGQTQFQLQLHVLPTITGDLPTQSFDTTHLNIPRAIQSNLADPEYNKAGTVDMLLGAEIFFDILRQDKHIVSDHAAFQDTVFGWMLVGKVLTQSSLVTLVRPVINQCSALSLFTTTVSRRLCEEEEAVERHFTQTIHRNERGQFVVRLPLKEHPLCIGNTSIIARKRFLNLEQKLTKDKVLSNEYDKFLMEYLNLGHMEKMGQFNETQSNGYYIPHHAVFKSTSTTTKLRVVFDASTIGSAGKSLNDLLMKGPVVQPTLYSTLLRFRVHQVALTADIEKMYRQILVHNDDCQLQKIVYRSKPTDVLQEFMLKTVTYGTKTAPYLATRCLVQLGNTCNDSDLARIIQRDFYVDDLLTGADTDEQCHVIFEKLTSVLNSAQLPLRKWCSNSSTLLSWLPTTTTDDNYIITLSESDSVSALGLQWQPSTDSFRFVMRPWTPPKRMTKRSLLSDINSIYDPIGLITPVLIKGKIFLQQLWSLKIDWDEVLSDDICSRWTTFYSSLHQLVDLAVPRKVLLADVVTLQIHGFCDASQLAFGACVYLRSVARDGSVYVHLYTSKSRVAPMKATTIPRLELCGAVTVAELVLEVQAELRQLDVTVSPTNVFLWSDSTIVLAWIASTSLFQVYVSNRIARIRDLSTTHQWHHVPTNDNPADVISRGIDVHTISVSSLWWHGPRWLSQESGTWPDCPALPTEMPEVKPVKFVLAASCVASPWLLESYSDWMKVLRISALVMRFISNCRIKAEYKENRCVGFILSQELQEARNHWLRQAQAVAFSEEYSLLKNKQQVSRRSCLKQLSPFIDEAGLIRVGGRLMNAAISNSRKHPIILPSASQVTRLLFKYEHVRLLHVGPLALLAHINNHYWVIRGRCIARSTVRRCIQCFRTSPRFVSPFMAPLPRERVTIARPFARTGVDYCGPVMVRSGLRKVIPLKSYVCVFICLVTRAIHLELVSSLSADDFISTLSKFMARRGQCRELFSDNGTNFVGADRILQTHIQECQKSTKVHNFLSSQSIDWHFIPPAAPHFGGIWEAAVKSAKKHLLRVSKGVMMTFDETTTLLCRIEAVLNSRPLTPLSSDPSDFNALTAGHFLVGGPLQLPPEPDCTGIPQNRLRRFKLMQAQTQNFWKRWSAEYLPQCQRRGKWTKLTRNIEVGDLAVLKNDNSPPLQWDLVRVIKIHPGLDGIVRAVTVRNSSGSEFKRPATKLAVLPTENDEVEEGQNVS from the coding sequence ATGGGTGGCAAAGCGTTGAAAAGAAAACTGAAGACCATTGCCTCTGAACTTGCAGCATTACTATCATTCAGCTCTCAGTTTGATGTTTCAACTGGCAACATCAACGAAGTGCGTGTAAGGTTGGAAAGCTTGCCTGATATCTCTGAGAGATTTGAACTGCTTCAAACCGAGTTAGAGAACCTGGAGGAACAAGTCACTGATGAACAACGCATTAACGAACGATTGACACATAAAGAGCTCCTATTTAGTGTCAAAGCATCTCTAATGAGTATTGTAGATTCCAGGCAGGAGAATAGTCCAAGCTCTCTATCAGTCAGTGAGATTACCAGACATGACGGTGAGAGTTCAATGAGACTCCCGCCAATCGATGCTCCAAAATTCAATGGCGATTGGCAGATGTGGACGTCCTTCATTGACTCATTCAATGCTATGTTCCATACCAACCGGAAACTAGCCCCAGTTCAACGGTTGCAGTATCTAAAAAGTTGCCTAGAAGGACAGGCTAGTGAGGTCATTAGGTCAATCCCGACAACCGGAGAAAACTATCTACAAGCCTACAATACACTGATTAACAGGTATGAAAACAAAGGTGCTATTGTACAGTCACACATCCGGTCACTATTCGAAACACCAAAAGTCCATACTGCATCAGCCACAGAGCTCCAAAATCTCCATCATCAAATCATGTCTAATGTCAACTCGCTAAAGGCTTTAGGTCAACCAGTTGAGTCCTGGGATGCGTGGTTGGTTACTTTGATCTGTAGTCGCATGGACAGCGCCACAGTGGGAGAGTGGCAGCTACATTACAACAAAAAGGACTTGCCATCCTTTACTGAAATTGAATCGTTCTTGTTTAACAGAATCGCTGCTTATGAAGCTGGTGAGTTGAACGGCCACAAGGTTGATTCCAACCCAGTGTCTACAAAGTTGATCCCAGCATCGTTCAACAAACAAAAACTGTCTAAATTCAACGACAAGAAAATTCTTGTTGTCAAATATAATGAAAGTAAGCCTAAGTGTGTCTCATGTAACTctgaacattatttatttcaatgtatGAAGTTCAAAAATTTGTCAATTGAGGAACGCAGagaaattgtattcaaaaatcGGCTGTGTTTCAACTGCTTACGGTCTGATCACCAAGTGCGTCAATGCAGATCGTCATCATGCACTCAATGTGGGAAAAGACACAACACTTTGTTGCATCTCAGCTATGAAGAGCAGGAGGTAGATGAGCACCGTAATGACGATATCCAGTCAGCTCAGGGGTCAAGTAGCGCGCCACCCAACGTAGTCGGCTGCGGGATGGTAAATAGCACAATACATTGCAAGCCAACTATTCAGGTGGTATTGGCTACGGCTGTGGTGTTTGTGTATGATGCCGCAGGTAATGTGATGCGTTGTAGGGCAGTGCTTGATTCAGGATCACAGTTGTGTTTCATCACTAATAAAATGGCTCGACGCCTTGGGTTACAGATGGTCAACAATAATGTACCTATCATTGGCATCGGACAGTCAAAATCATCTATCAGCAAATGTTGTATGGGTACGGTGCAGTCTCGGTTTGGCCAGACACAGTTCCAATTGCAACTTCATGTGTTACCTACTATCACCGGCGACCTTCCAACACAGAGTTTTGATACAACTCATTTAAACATTCCTCGTGCAATACAATCAAATTTAGCTGATCCTGAGTACAACAAAGCTGGGACTGTCGACATGTTACTTGGtgctgaaatattttttgatattctaAGGCAAGACAAACACATAGTGTCAGACCATGCTGCATTCCAGGACACTGTGTTTGGGTGGATGTTGGTTGGTAAAGTACTCACCCAATCATCTCTGGTTACACTGGTGCGTCCGGTCATAAATCAATGCTCTGCGTTATCGTTATTCACAACGACAGTGTCTAGACGGTTATGCGAAGAGGAGGAAGCTGTGGAACGTCATTTCACACAGACCATTCATAGAAATGAAAGAGGACAATTTGTGGTCCGACTTCCGCTGAAGGAACATCCCTTGTGTATAGGAAATACAAGCATTATTGCCAGGAAACGATTTCTTAATCTCGAACAAAAGTTGACCAAAGACAAGGTATTGTCAAATGAATACGATAAATTTTTGATGGAGTACTTGAATTTAGGGCACATGGAAAAAATGGGACAATTCAATGAAACGCAATCCAACGGATATTACATACCCCACCATGCAGTCTTCAAAAGCACCAGTACAACCACCAAGTTACGAGTAGTGTTCGATGCATCTACTATAGGTTCAGCAGGAAAATCGTTGAACGACTTGCTCATGAAAGGTCCAGTTGTCCAACCTACATTGTATTCCACATTGTTGCGTTTTCGAGTCCATCAAGTAGCTCTCACAGCAGATATAGAGAAAATGTATCGGCAAATACTGGTTCACAATGACGACTGTCAGCtacaaaaaatagtttatcgGTCAAAGCCAACGGACGTGCTCCAAGAGTTTATGTTGAAAACAGTAACTTATGGGACAAAAACTGCCCCGTACTTAGCCACCAGGTGCCTAGTTCAGTTGGGGAACACATGTAATGATTCAGACTTAGCAAGAATCATTCAAAGGGACTTCTATGTAGATGATTTGTTGACAGGAGCAGACACTGATGAACAATGTcatgttatttttgaaaaactcaCCAGTGTGCTTAACAGCGCCCAACTACCACTAAGGAAGTGGTGCTCGAATTCATCAACGCTCTTGTCCTGGTTACCTACCACCACCACCGATGATAACTACATAATAACATTGTCAGAGTCCGACTCAGTAAGTGCGTTGGGTTTGCAATGGCAACCAAGCACAGATAGCTTTCGATTTGTCATGAGACCATGGACTCCACCTAAGCGAATGACTAAGCGTAGTTTATTGTCAGATATCAATAGTATTTATGACCCCATTGGTTTGATTACCCCAGTACTCATCAAGGGGAAGATCTTTTTACAGCAGTTATGGAGTCTGAAAATCGACTGGGATGAAGTATTATCAGATGACATTTGTTCAAGGTGGACAACCTTCTATTCCAGTCTCCATCAACTTGTTGATTTGGCAGTACCTAGAAAGGTGTTACTCGCCGATGTTGTCACTCTTCAAATACACGGCTTTTGCGATGCATCTCAACTGGCATTTGGTGCATGTGTGTATCTGAGGTCAGTCGCACGTGACGGCAGTGTGTATGTACATTTGTATACATCGAAGTCCAGGGTTGCACCAATGAAGGCAACAACCATACCGAGGCTCGAATTATGCGGCGCTGTGACAGTAGCCGAACTTGTTCTTGAAGTTCAAGCCGAATTACGTCAGTTAGATGTCACAGTCTCACCTACCAATGTGTTTTTATGGAGTGATTCCACAATCGTTCTGGCATGGATTGCGAGCACTAGTTTATTTCAGGTGTATGTGTCAAATCGTATTGCGCGTATTCGAGACTTATCAACTACACACCAATGGCACCACGTCCCAACAAACGATAATCCTGCGGATGTAATTTCACGAGGCATTGATGTGCATACAATCTCAGTCTCCTCCCTTTGGTGGCATGGGCCACGATGGTTAAGTCAAGAGTCAGGTACCTGGCCAGACTGCCCAGCGTTACCAACAGAAATGCCTGAAGTGAAACCTGTGAAATTTGTCTTAGCAGCATCCTGCGTAGCTTCACCTTGGTTGTTAGAATCATATTCAGATTGGATGAAGGTTCTGCGGATCTCAGCTCTTGTTATGCGGTTTATTTCAAATTGTCGGATAAAAGCAGAATATAAGGAAAATCGGTGTGTCGGGTTCATCCTATCGCAAGAGTTACAAGAAGCAAGAAATCACTGGTTGCGACAAGCTCAAGCAGTAGCATTTTCTGAAGAGTATTCtttgttaaaaaacaaacaacaagTTTCCCGTCGCAGTTGCTTAAAACAGTTAAGTCCGTTCATAGACGAGGCTGGGCTGATTCGTGTTGGAGGTCGTTTGATGAATGCTGCTATATCAAACTCCAGGAAGCATCCCATCATATTACCATCCGCTAGCCAAGTTACTCGGttactatttaaatatgaacATGTCAGACTATTGCATGTGGGACCGTTGGCATTATTAGCGCATATCAACAATCATTATTGGGTTATTAGAGGTCGATGCATTGCGAGATCCACTGTAAGGCGCTGCATTCAATGTTTTAGAACCAGTCCCAGATTTGTATCCCCATTTATGGCACCGCTTCCACGTGAAAGAGTGACCATCGCAAGACCGTTTGCACGAACTGGTGTAGACTATTGTGGCCCGGTTATGGTGCGAAGTGGATTAAGGAAAGTCATTCCTCTGAAAAGTTACGTGTGTGTCTTCATCTGTTTAGTAACTAGAGCAATACATCTCGAGTTAGTGTCTTCATTGTCAGCAGACGATTTCATTAGCACCTTGTCCAAATTTATGGCTCGCCGTGGGCAATGTCGAGAATTGTTCAGCGACAATGGTACCAACTTTGTCGGCGCTGATCGAATCCTGCAAACTCATATTCAGGAATGCCAAAAGAGTACCAAAGTACACAACTTTTTATCCAGCCAAAGCATTGACTGGCATTTCATACCACCGGCAGCACCTCACTTTGGTGGTATCTGGGAGGCTGCGGTCAAATCAGCCAAAAAACATTTGTTACGTGTGTCCAAAGGCGTTATGATGACATTTGATGAGACTACCACATTGCTATGCCGCATAGAAGCAGTTCTGAATTCACGGCCATTGACACCACTGTCAAGCGATCCTTCCGATTTTAATGCATTGACAGCTGGCCATTTTTTGGTTGGTGGTCCATTGCAGCTCCCACCTGAGCCAGATTGTACAGGCATTCCACAGAACCGGCTGCGTAGGTTCAAACTCATGCAAGCCCAAACACAGAATTTTTGGAAAAGATGGTCTGCCGAGTATTTGCCTCAGTGTCAACGACGTGGCAAATGGACTAAACTCACGCGGAACATTGAAGTAGGAGATTTAGCAGTGTTGAAGAACGACAACAGCCCACCACTGCAATGGGACCTAGTTCGTGTCATCAAAATTCATCCAGGTCTTGATGGAATCGTGCGAGCTGTCACGGTACGAAATTCATCGGGATCCGAGTTTAAGCGTCCAGCAACCAAATTGGCTGTTCTACCCACTGAAAATGATGAAGTCGAAGAAGGACAGAACGTGTCATAA